A window of Dysgonomonadaceae bacterium PH5-43 contains these coding sequences:
- a CDS encoding S-adenosylmethionine synthetase (product_source=KO:K00789; cath_funfam=3.30.300.10; cog=COG0192; ko=KO:K00789; pfam=PF00438,PF02772,PF02773; superfamily=55973; tigrfam=TIGR01034), giving the protein MSYYFTSESVSEGHPDKVADQISDALLDQFLAYDPTSKVACETLVTTGQVVLAGEVKSKSYVDIPEVTRRVIQQIGYTKSEYQFEALSCGILNAIHEQSGDINRGVEREDPLNQGAGDQGMMFGYATNETQNYMPLPLDLSHKLLIELANIRKNELHLMPYLRPDAKSQVTIKYNDNDTPEKIDTIVISTQHDEFDGDEAMQAKIAKDVKEILIPRVVALYPEKVQALFTDDIKYHVNPTGKFVIGGPHGDTGLTGRKIIVDTYGGKGAHGGGAFSGKDPSKVDRSAAYAARHIAKNLVAAGVADEVLVQVSYAIGVAEPMNIFINTYGKSNVEISDSEIAQKVTKIFDMRPKAIEDRLKLRNPIYLETASYGHVGREPMVVKKTFTSRYEEEPTKVIEVELFTWEKLDFVDAIKAEFFQ; this is encoded by the coding sequence ATGAGCTACTATTTCACATCGGAATCGGTGTCGGAAGGACACCCAGATAAAGTGGCAGATCAAATTTCTGACGCTTTACTAGACCAGTTCTTAGCCTACGACCCAACCTCGAAGGTTGCCTGCGAAACCCTAGTTACTACGGGGCAGGTAGTGTTGGCGGGCGAAGTTAAATCTAAATCGTACGTTGATATACCCGAAGTTACGCGTAGAGTGATACAGCAGATAGGGTACACAAAAAGCGAGTATCAGTTCGAGGCTTTATCGTGCGGCATATTAAACGCTATTCACGAGCAATCGGGCGATATAAACAGAGGCGTGGAAAGAGAAGACCCGCTTAACCAAGGCGCGGGCGACCAAGGTATGATGTTTGGTTACGCTACAAACGAAACCCAAAACTATATGCCGTTGCCGTTAGACCTATCGCACAAATTGCTTATCGAGTTGGCAAATATTCGTAAAAACGAATTGCACTTAATGCCGTATCTACGTCCTGATGCAAAATCTCAGGTTACGATAAAATACAACGACAATGATACGCCCGAAAAGATTGATACTATAGTTATTTCTACTCAGCACGACGAGTTCGACGGCGATGAGGCAATGCAAGCTAAGATAGCCAAAGATGTTAAGGAGATACTAATACCCAGAGTTGTAGCCCTTTACCCCGAAAAGGTACAGGCGTTGTTTACTGATGATATAAAGTATCACGTTAATCCTACGGGCAAGTTTGTGATTGGCGGTCCTCACGGAGATACGGGTTTAACGGGACGAAAAATTATTGTTGACACTTATGGCGGTAAAGGTGCACACGGTGGTGGTGCTTTTTCGGGCAAAGACCCTTCGAAAGTAGACCGTTCGGCAGCTTATGCGGCACGTCATATAGCTAAAAATTTGGTTGCTGCGGGCGTTGCCGACGAAGTGCTTGTTCAGGTTTCTTATGCTATCGGAGTTGCCGAGCCTATGAATATCTTTATAAATACTTACGGCAAGAGCAATGTGGAGATTAGCGATAGCGAAATTGCTCAGAAGGTTACTAAAATTTTTGATATGCGTCCGAAAGCGATAGAAGACCGCTTAAAATTGCGTAACCCTATCTACTTAGAAACTGCATCGTATGGCCACGTTGGACGCGAGCCTATGGTGGTGAAAAAAACCTTCACGTCTCGTTACGAGGAAGAGCCAACAAAGGTTATTGAGGTTGAGCTTTTTACTTGGGAGAAGTTAGATTTTGTTGATGCTATTAAGGCTGAGTTTTTTCAGTAA
- a CDS encoding acetolactate synthase-1/2/3 large subunit (product_source=KO:K01652; cath_funfam=3.40.50.1220,3.40.50.970; cog=COG0028; ko=KO:K01652; pfam=PF00205,PF02775,PF02776; superfamily=52467,52518; tigrfam=TIGR00118) → MKEMINNETPYITGSKALLESLINEGVDTIFGYPGGQAIPIYDKLYDYKDKLNHVLVRHEQGATHAAQGYARVSGKVGVTLVTSGPGMSNTITGIADAMMDSTPIVVIAGQVPCSLLGTDAFQEIDVIGITQAITKWSYQIRTADEIAWAVARAFYIASTGRPGPVVLDFPKNAQVELVNYKPEKVDHIRSYIPVPDINLKNIEAAADFINSSTKPLALIGQGVILGKAEEELKAFIKKTGIPVASTVLGLSAIASNEEQFVGMIGMHGNIAPNIKTNEADLIIAIGMRFDDRVTGDLNKYAKQAKVIHFDIDPSELNKNVKVDVPVLGDAKETLAKITELVAENSHKEWRDSFNTYWERENEAVINKELYPTSGPLKMGEVVNKVSEATGNNAVLVTDVGQNQMMGVRYFKYNQTRSVVTSGGLGTMGFGLPAAIGAKYGAPDRTICLFVGDGGLQMSIQELGTIMQSDIDVKIILLNNDYLGMVRQWQELFFNERYSETTMINPDFVKIAQAYNIASRSVDKREDLDDAIEEMLNTKGAYLLEAKVIQKGLVYPMVPAGAGITEILLNGE, encoded by the coding sequence ATGAAAGAGATGATTAACAATGAGACGCCGTATATAACGGGCTCGAAAGCATTGCTGGAATCGCTTATCAACGAAGGGGTAGATACTATTTTTGGTTATCCCGGAGGGCAAGCAATTCCTATCTACGACAAGTTGTATGATTACAAGGACAAGTTAAATCACGTTCTTGTACGTCACGAACAAGGTGCTACGCACGCAGCTCAAGGTTATGCTCGAGTCTCTGGTAAAGTAGGGGTTACGTTAGTTACTTCGGGTCCGGGAATGTCTAACACAATAACAGGTATTGCAGATGCAATGATGGACAGCACGCCTATTGTTGTTATAGCAGGACAAGTTCCTTGTTCTCTTTTAGGTACTGATGCTTTTCAAGAAATAGATGTTATAGGTATAACTCAAGCCATAACAAAATGGAGTTATCAGATAAGAACGGCTGATGAGATTGCTTGGGCAGTAGCAAGAGCTTTCTATATAGCATCAACAGGGCGTCCGGGTCCTGTAGTTCTCGACTTCCCAAAGAATGCACAAGTAGAACTCGTAAATTATAAACCCGAAAAGGTAGACCATATACGTTCTTATATCCCTGTGCCAGACATAAATCTTAAGAACATAGAGGCAGCAGCCGATTTTATAAACAGTTCAACAAAGCCGCTTGCTCTTATTGGTCAAGGTGTTATACTTGGTAAAGCAGAAGAAGAGTTAAAAGCTTTTATTAAAAAGACAGGAATACCAGTGGCTTCCACAGTGCTTGGATTGTCGGCAATAGCTTCAAACGAAGAACAGTTTGTGGGAATGATTGGTATGCACGGTAATATAGCTCCTAATATCAAAACCAACGAAGCCGATTTGATTATTGCAATAGGTATGCGCTTCGATGATAGAGTAACAGGAGATCTAAATAAATATGCAAAACAAGCAAAGGTTATTCACTTTGATATTGATCCTTCCGAATTAAATAAGAATGTAAAAGTAGATGTTCCTGTATTGGGAGATGCTAAAGAAACATTGGCAAAGATAACCGAATTAGTTGCAGAAAACTCGCACAAAGAATGGCGAGATAGTTTTAATACATATTGGGAAAGAGAAAACGAAGCTGTAATAAATAAAGAACTTTATCCTACTTCCGGACCATTAAAGATGGGAGAGGTTGTAAATAAAGTTTCAGAAGCAACGGGCAATAACGCTGTGTTAGTAACTGATGTAGGTCAAAACCAAATGATGGGAGTAAGATACTTCAAATATAATCAAACAAGAAGTGTTGTTACTTCGGGAGGCTTAGGAACAATGGGCTTCGGACTTCCTGCGGCTATTGGAGCTAAATACGGAGCTCCCGACCGTACTATCTGTTTGTTTGTGGGCGATGGCGGATTGCAAATGTCTATCCAAGAGTTAGGAACAATAATGCAGTCGGATATTGATGTTAAGATAATTCTTCTTAATAACGATTACTTAGGAATGGTTCGCCAATGGCAAGAGCTGTTTTTTAATGAACGATATTCTGAAACAACAATGATTAATCCCGACTTTGTTAAGATTGCACAAGCTTATAATATAGCATCTCGAAGTGTAGATAAAAGGGAAGATTTAGATGATGCGATAGAAGAAATGCTAAACACAAAAGGAGCTTATCTTCTCGAAGCAAAAGTTATACAAAAAGGATTGGTTTATCCAATGGTTCCAGCAGGAGCAGGAATTACCGAAATATTATTAAACGGAGAATAA
- a CDS encoding Holliday junction DNA helicase RuvB (product_source=KO:K03551; cath_funfam=1.10.10.10,1.10.8.60,3.40.50.300; cog=COG2255; ko=KO:K03551; pfam=PF05491,PF05496,PF17864; smart=SM00382; superfamily=46785,52540; tigrfam=TIGR00635) — protein sequence MDIRTNNISEKEKEFENALRPLSFQSFSGQDKIVENLKVFVQAAKMRTEALDHVLLHGPPGLGKTTLSNIIANELNVGFKITSGPVLDKPGDLAGILTSLERNEVLFIDEIHRLNPVVEEYLYSAMEDYRIDIMIDKGPSARSIQIDLEPFTLVGATTRSGLLTSPLRARFGINLHLEYYDIETLKSIVKRSAAILDVPCDNQAAIEIASRSRGTPRITNALLRRVRDFAQVKGSGKIDKEIACFALEALNIDKYGLDEIDNKILLTIIDKFNGGPVGLTTIATALGEDPGTIEEVYEPFLIKEGFLKRTPRGREATLLAYSHLNRSKGYEQGSLF from the coding sequence ATGGATATTAGAACAAACAATATAAGCGAAAAGGAAAAAGAGTTTGAAAACGCTCTTCGCCCCCTATCGTTTCAAAGTTTTAGCGGACAAGATAAGATAGTCGAAAACTTGAAAGTATTTGTTCAGGCTGCTAAAATGAGAACCGAAGCTTTAGACCACGTTTTATTACACGGTCCTCCGGGCTTAGGGAAAACAACTCTGTCTAACATTATAGCAAACGAACTTAATGTTGGCTTTAAGATAACTTCAGGTCCTGTGCTTGACAAACCGGGCGACTTAGCAGGCATACTTACTTCGCTCGAAAGAAACGAAGTATTGTTTATTGATGAAATACATAGACTTAACCCCGTTGTTGAAGAATATCTTTATTCTGCAATGGAAGACTATCGTATAGATATAATGATAGATAAAGGTCCAAGTGCTCGTTCTATTCAAATAGATTTAGAGCCCTTTACTTTGGTAGGAGCCACAACACGAAGCGGACTACTAACCTCTCCCCTACGAGCAAGGTTTGGTATAAATCTACATTTAGAATATTACGACATAGAAACTCTCAAATCTATAGTTAAACGTTCGGCAGCTATATTAGATGTACCCTGCGACAATCAGGCTGCAATAGAAATAGCTTCACGAAGTAGAGGAACTCCCCGTATTACAAATGCTTTATTAAGACGTGTTCGAGATTTTGCACAAGTTAAAGGAAGCGGAAAGATAGATAAAGAAATAGCTTGCTTTGCACTCGAAGCTCTTAACATAGATAAGTACGGATTAGACGAGATTGACAACAAAATACTCCTCACGATTATAGATAAATTTAATGGAGGTCCGGTAGGATTAACAACCATCGCAACCGCTTTGGGAGAAGACCCTGGCACAATAGAAGAAGTGTATGAACCGTTCTTAATAAAGGAAGGCTTTTTGAAAAGAACCCCTAGAGGTAGAGAAGCAACCCTTCTCGCATATTCGCATCTTAACCGAAGCAAAGGATACGAACAAGGATCGCTTTTCTGA
- a CDS encoding acetolactate synthase-1/3 small subunit (product_source=KO:K01653; cath_funfam=3.30.70.1150,3.30.70.260; cog=COG0440; ko=KO:K01653; pfam=PF01842,PF10369; superfamily=55021; tigrfam=TIGR00119), which yields MENKLYTITIFSENTVGLLNQVTIIFTRRGMNIETLSVSPSALEGIHKFTVTTFADQDLIEKVVKQIDKKVDIIKAYYNTNEDLIFQEIALYKVSTEKLLSLGSIEDIIRRYNARILDLTETWTVLEKTGHYDETQALFKELSEKIGVLQFIRSGRVAINKSKVERLSDMLASIEEKITKKHKDVI from the coding sequence ATGGAAAATAAACTTTATACAATTACAATATTCTCAGAGAATACGGTTGGGTTACTAAATCAAGTAACAATTATATTTACCCGAAGAGGTATGAATATAGAAACGTTATCTGTTTCTCCTTCGGCATTAGAGGGTATTCATAAGTTTACAGTTACTACATTTGCCGATCAAGACTTAATAGAGAAAGTTGTAAAGCAAATAGATAAGAAAGTAGATATTATAAAAGCTTATTATAATACTAACGAAGATTTAATTTTTCAAGAGATAGCATTATATAAGGTGTCGACCGAAAAGCTTCTGTCTTTGGGTTCTATCGAAGATATAATAAGACGGTACAATGCTCGTATATTAGACCTTACGGAAACGTGGACTGTATTAGAAAAAACCGGACATTACGACGAAACTCAAGCCTTGTTTAAAGAATTGAGCGAGAAGATAGGAGTCTTACAGTTCATTCGTTCGGGTAGGGTAGCCATTAATAAGTCTAAAGTAGAGCGACTAAGCGATATGTTAGCCTCTATAGAAGAAAAAATAACAAAGAAGCACAAAGATGTTATCTAA
- a CDS encoding putative hydrophobic protein (TIGR00271 family) (product_source=TIGR00271; cog=COG1808; pfam=PF04087; superfamily=81330; tigrfam=TIGR00271; transmembrane_helix_parts=Inside_1_45,TMhelix_46_63,Outside_64_66,TMhelix_67_89,Inside_90_101,TMhelix_102_124,Outside_125_138,TMhelix_139_158,Inside_159_164,TMhelix_165_187,Outside_188_191,TMhelix_192_214,Inside_215_233,TMhelix_234_256,Outside_257_454) → MKNYYKRSTKKLKLFFLRKLDIRNEKEDDIATIESIKKGVEFTGTNLWVLIFAILIASLGLNVNSTAVIIGAMLISPLMGPIMGFGLGLGINDFDMFKKSVRNFAIATFYSVVASTLFFIISPISEAQSELLARTQPTIYDVMIAFFGGCAGIIASCSKSKGNVIPGVAIATALMPPLCTAGFGLATGNLSYFIGAFYLYFINTVFIALATFFVVKILKFPKVVLVDKKLQKKVSRIITAIVICTMIPSSVLTYNMIQNDVFENQANNFIHKELTFPETHIINKELKRKRNEKEIKIITIGKTISEQTLERAKNKLENYGLKGTELIVQQGVNNTEDEIDVIKDMVMKDFYQYSQNSIDSKNLVIDSLRQQLKKYEEFDQLSLNLVPEFKALFPKVKEASISRTWIVDIETNEYEPTTLVYLRVSSPLTPEKRENMITWLKARTNSVNLKLIEQ, encoded by the coding sequence ATGAAAAACTATTACAAAAGATCGACAAAAAAACTAAAGCTCTTCTTTCTTCGCAAACTTGACATAAGAAACGAAAAAGAAGACGATATAGCAACTATCGAGTCGATAAAAAAGGGCGTAGAGTTTACAGGAACAAATCTATGGGTATTAATCTTCGCCATACTCATAGCATCGCTAGGACTAAACGTTAACTCAACCGCCGTTATAATCGGAGCCATGCTTATATCGCCACTGATGGGACCGATAATGGGATTCGGACTAGGACTCGGTATCAACGACTTCGATATGTTTAAGAAAAGCGTACGCAACTTCGCCATCGCAACCTTCTACAGCGTTGTCGCATCAACCCTATTCTTCATAATATCGCCCATATCAGAAGCCCAGTCAGAACTTTTAGCACGCACGCAACCAACAATATACGACGTAATGATAGCATTCTTCGGAGGCTGCGCCGGAATAATTGCAAGCTGCTCAAAATCAAAAGGAAACGTAATACCAGGAGTCGCAATAGCAACAGCATTAATGCCACCACTGTGCACAGCAGGATTCGGACTCGCAACCGGAAACCTATCATACTTCATCGGAGCATTCTACCTCTACTTCATAAACACAGTGTTTATCGCACTCGCAACATTTTTCGTCGTAAAAATCCTAAAATTCCCCAAAGTAGTATTGGTCGACAAGAAGCTCCAAAAAAAAGTATCGCGCATAATAACAGCAATCGTTATCTGCACAATGATACCATCGTCGGTGCTAACATATAATATGATACAGAACGACGTATTCGAAAACCAAGCCAACAACTTCATACACAAAGAACTAACATTTCCCGAAACCCACATAATAAACAAAGAACTAAAGAGAAAAAGAAACGAAAAAGAGATAAAAATAATAACCATAGGCAAAACAATATCGGAGCAAACGCTCGAAAGAGCAAAAAACAAGTTAGAAAATTACGGACTAAAAGGCACAGAACTAATCGTTCAGCAGGGAGTAAACAACACCGAAGACGAAATAGACGTAATAAAGGATATGGTGATGAAAGATTTTTATCAGTACTCGCAAAACTCCATAGACAGCAAAAACCTTGTGATAGACTCGCTGCGACAACAACTCAAGAAGTACGAAGAATTCGACCAACTGAGCCTAAATTTAGTACCCGAGTTCAAAGCCCTATTTCCGAAAGTAAAAGAAGCATCAATCTCGCGCACGTGGATAGTAGACATCGAAACAAACGAATACGAGCCCACAACCCTAGTTTATCTTCGAGTAAGCAGCCCGCTAACCCCAGAGAAGCGCGAAAATATGATAACTTGGCTAAAAGCGAGAACAAACTCAGTGAACTTAAAACTCATCGAGCAGTAA
- a CDS encoding O-antigen/teichoic acid export membrane protein (product_source=COG2244; cog=COG2244; pfam=PF01943; transmembrane_helix_parts=Inside_1_6,TMhelix_7_29,Outside_30_43,TMhelix_44_66,Inside_67_77,TMhelix_78_100,Outside_101_114,TMhelix_115_137,Inside_138_148,TMhelix_149_171,Outside_172_190,TMhelix_191_213,Inside_214_225,TMhelix_226_246,Outside_247_265,TMhelix_266_288,Inside_289_308,TMhelix_309_331,Outside_332_340,TMhelix_341_363,Inside_364_374,TMhelix_375_397,Outside_398_401,TMhelix_402_421,Inside_422_433,TMhelix_434_453,Outside_454_456,TMhelix_457_474,Inside_475_492), producing MSLLKDSVIYGGSSILSKMVSWLMTILFTYTLSTAEFGIMTNLYAIMALIIVLLTFGMETGFFRFINQTDTYKPKDVYNNVLTIVGLIVISAVIIFQVFLQQIRPFIWQNEVPDIYIRLIIIIFALDSFIAIPFAYLRHKKRPIKFGSLKILNVVLYAILCTFFLVICPQINKHNPDLIAWFWNSDFKVGYILISNIIATAIESLCLIPELIGYKFTLHTELTKKLFRYSFPLVIMGIAGMSNQVFDKILFPIIYSDPEVAFSELGVYSGCFKIALIMIMFTQAFRYAYEPFIFEKSKQTDAKQSYANVMKYFIIFGLFIFLSVSFYLDILKYFVDEPYRVAIWIVPIALMGELFFAIYSNLSLWYKLNDKTHWGMIFSIIACVIIILINIIFIPIYGYGACAWAVFIGNGIIMLLSYIIGQKNYRINYDLKTILIYFGLATLLFTISYLAPINNEWIRMGFNTILLLAYIAFTIKRDIKLKDIPYINRFIK from the coding sequence ATGTCGTTACTAAAAGATAGTGTAATATACGGAGGAAGCAGCATCTTATCTAAAATGGTAAGCTGGCTTATGACCATTCTATTTACCTACACCCTTTCGACTGCAGAATTTGGCATAATGACAAATCTATACGCCATTATGGCTTTAATAATAGTTCTGCTTACATTCGGAATGGAAACAGGCTTCTTCCGATTTATTAATCAAACCGACACATACAAACCCAAAGACGTCTACAACAATGTGCTAACCATTGTAGGGCTAATCGTGATATCGGCAGTAATTATCTTTCAAGTATTCTTGCAACAAATAAGACCCTTTATCTGGCAAAACGAAGTACCCGACATATACATCCGCCTCATAATCATAATATTTGCGCTCGACTCCTTTATAGCCATACCCTTCGCTTACCTTCGTCACAAGAAACGACCCATAAAATTCGGCTCACTGAAAATACTAAACGTAGTATTGTATGCCATTTTATGTACATTCTTTTTGGTAATATGTCCTCAGATAAACAAACACAACCCCGATTTAATTGCGTGGTTTTGGAACTCCGATTTCAAAGTAGGCTATATCCTTATATCCAATATAATAGCTACAGCAATAGAATCATTATGTCTTATACCCGAGTTAATAGGATACAAGTTTACCCTACACACAGAACTAACAAAAAAACTATTCCGCTACTCATTCCCACTAGTTATAATGGGCATAGCCGGAATGAGCAACCAAGTATTTGACAAAATCCTATTCCCAATAATATACAGCGACCCCGAAGTAGCTTTCAGCGAACTCGGAGTTTATTCCGGCTGCTTCAAGATAGCACTTATTATGATTATGTTTACACAAGCATTTAGATACGCTTACGAACCGTTCATCTTCGAGAAAAGCAAACAAACAGACGCTAAACAATCATACGCAAACGTTATGAAATACTTCATCATATTCGGACTATTTATATTTCTTAGCGTATCCTTCTACCTCGACATCTTAAAGTATTTTGTAGACGAGCCATATCGCGTAGCCATCTGGATAGTGCCAATTGCACTTATGGGAGAACTATTTTTCGCTATATACTCAAACCTATCTCTTTGGTACAAACTAAACGATAAAACCCATTGGGGAATGATATTCTCCATAATCGCCTGCGTAATTATTATCCTAATCAACATAATATTTATCCCCATTTACGGATACGGAGCCTGCGCTTGGGCAGTATTTATAGGCAACGGAATAATTATGCTACTCTCGTACATAATCGGACAGAAGAACTATCGAATAAATTACGACCTCAAAACAATATTAATATACTTCGGCTTAGCCACATTATTGTTCACCATCTCGTATCTTGCGCCCATCAACAACGAATGGATACGAATGGGTTTCAACACAATATTACTGCTTGCATACATAGCATTCACCATAAAGCGAGACATAAAATTAAAAGACATTCCGTATATAAATCGTTTCATAAAGTAA
- a CDS encoding medium-chain acyl-[acyl-carrier-protein] hydrolase (product_source=KO:K01071; cath_funfam=3.10.129.10; cog=COG3884; ko=KO:K01071; pfam=PF01643; superfamily=54637) → MLSKVGSYKFHIESYVCDFQGKATLPIIGNFILQSATIHAAERGFGYDDMTELNTAWVLSRLSIQMNEYPSYDQDLIVETWVEDVARFFTQRCFRFLTSDNKVVGYARSIWAAIDMKTRRPVDIPLWRPDLSNYIDAEKECPIEKLAKIPPVNDVEATMGYSVRYSDIDINKHMNSIKYIEHVINIFDLEMFRDKMISKFEMVYIAEGGFGDKLKLYRQDNSHNECLVDTKRGEESICRSRIIWK, encoded by the coding sequence ATGTTATCTAAAGTAGGTTCATATAAGTTTCATATCGAGTCGTATGTGTGCGACTTTCAAGGGAAGGCAACACTTCCTATTATCGGCAACTTTATTTTACAGTCGGCTACGATACACGCTGCCGAGCGTGGATTTGGTTACGATGATATGACAGAGCTTAACACAGCGTGGGTATTATCGCGTTTGTCAATACAAATGAATGAATATCCCAGTTACGACCAAGATTTGATAGTGGAAACGTGGGTAGAAGATGTTGCTCGCTTCTTTACTCAACGCTGTTTCCGTTTTCTTACCAGCGATAACAAAGTTGTAGGATATGCCCGTAGTATTTGGGCAGCGATAGATATGAAAACTCGTCGCCCCGTAGATATTCCTCTTTGGCGTCCCGACTTAAGTAATTATATCGATGCCGAAAAAGAATGTCCAATAGAGAAGTTAGCGAAAATACCACCAGTGAACGATGTGGAAGCTACAATGGGATACTCGGTCAGATATAGCGACATAGATATTAATAAGCATATGAACAGTATAAAATACATCGAACACGTTATAAATATCTTCGACTTAGAAATGTTTAGAGACAAGATGATAAGCAAGTTCGAGATGGTTTATATTGCCGAAGGCGGATTTGGAGATAAACTTAAACTATACCGACAAGATAACTCCCATAACGAATGTTTGGTAGATACTAAACGAGGAGAAGAGTCGATATGCAGAAGCAGAATTATTTGGAAATAA
- a CDS encoding ketol-acid reductoisomerase (product_source=KO:K00053; cath_funfam=1.10.1040.10,3.40.50.720; cog=COG0059; ko=KO:K00053; pfam=PF01450,PF07991; superfamily=48179,51735; tigrfam=TIGR00465) has protein sequence MATMNFGGVDESVVTREEFPLEQAREFLKNETIAVIGYGVQGPGQSLNLRDNGFNVIIGQRKGGKTWDKAIADGWVPGETLFEIEEACEKATIIQYLLSDAAQIEVWPRIKPYLTAGKALYFSHGFGITYKERTGIVPPADIDVILVAPKGSGTSLRRMFLEGRGLNSSFAVFQDATGKGRDRAIALGIGVGSGYLFETTFKKEVYSDLTGERGTLMGAIQGLLLAQYEVLRENGHSPSEAFNETVEELTQSLMPLFAENGMDWMYANCSTTAQRGALDWMTPFHDATKPVFEKLYNEVASGNEAQRSIDTNSKPDYRENLEAELKELRESEMWRTGAVVRKLRPENN, from the coding sequence ATGGCAACAATGAATTTTGGAGGAGTAGACGAATCAGTAGTTACTCGCGAAGAGTTCCCATTGGAACAAGCAAGAGAGTTTTTGAAAAATGAAACAATCGCAGTTATAGGTTATGGTGTTCAAGGTCCTGGACAATCATTAAACCTACGCGACAATGGTTTTAACGTAATAATAGGACAACGCAAAGGCGGAAAAACTTGGGACAAAGCAATCGCAGACGGTTGGGTGCCAGGAGAAACTTTATTCGAGATAGAAGAAGCGTGCGAAAAAGCAACTATCATACAATATCTTCTATCAGATGCAGCACAAATCGAAGTGTGGCCTCGCATTAAACCATACCTAACAGCAGGTAAAGCGTTATACTTCTCGCACGGTTTTGGTATCACATACAAAGAAAGAACAGGCATTGTGCCTCCAGCCGATATCGATGTTATTTTAGTTGCACCTAAGGGTTCGGGTACTTCTTTAAGAAGAATGTTTTTAGAAGGAAGAGGTCTTAACTCAAGCTTCGCAGTATTCCAAGATGCAACAGGCAAAGGAAGAGATAGAGCTATCGCTTTAGGAATTGGTGTAGGTTCGGGATACTTATTCGAAACAACCTTCAAGAAAGAAGTTTACTCAGACTTAACAGGAGAAAGAGGTACGCTAATGGGAGCTATCCAAGGTCTGTTATTAGCTCAATATGAAGTGCTACGCGAAAACGGACACTCTCCATCTGAAGCTTTCAACGAAACAGTAGAAGAATTAACACAATCGTTAATGCCTTTATTCGCCGAAAACGGAATGGACTGGATGTACGCAAACTGCTCTACAACAGCTCAAAGAGGTGCGTTAGACTGGATGACTCCTTTCCACGATGCTACTAAACCTGTATTCGAAAAGCTATACAACGAAGTTGCTAGTGGTAACGAAGCTCAACGCTCTATCGACACAAATTCTAAACCCGACTACAGAGAAAATCTTGAAGCTGAACTTAAAGAACTTCGCGAAAGCGAAATGTGGAGAACTGGTGCAGTAGTACGTAAATTAAGACCAGAAAACAATTGA